The Caldanaerovirga acetigignens genome includes the window AAGATTATTACCGGGAAGTTCAGGAGAGGAAGTCCGGTGATAAATCCAGGGAGCTTTTGGAGGCAGTATATAAAATGAAGTATGACAGCACGGATGAAACCGCGGGCATAGCGGATTTTAAATTGATCGAAGAAGACTATCCCAGACTGGATGTCTTTATCGAATTAAATGAAGAGGCTAATGAGATATGGAAAAATTACCTCCGTATAAAAGAAATAAAAAATTTGCTAGAAAGAAGGAGAGAATTCAACAAAATAAAGGCTGATTTTTACAAGTATATCGTCTCAATTCCCCTAAAAATAGATAACCTTCCGCCGGAGGTAGCAGGATTCCGGTATGTCGGCAACAATGTGCTCCGAGAATACTATGACGAAAATACCGGGTTTATATGCGAAGGGGTGGTAGCCTTGTGGTAATGCAAATAAACGGCACTTTAATTCAGAGCTATACAATTTGCAAAAGGCAGATCTGGCTTATGGCACATCAGATAATACCTGATCAAGAACATCCTTACATAGAGATAGGCCGTTTAATAGATGAAGAAAGTTACGGGAGAGACAGGAAGAAAATCAATTTAGAAAATGTAGTTATTGATCTTATCAGGTCCGATGGAGAAGATATAATCGTCGGAGAAGTCAAGAAAAGTTCTAGAGTCGAGGAAAGTGCAAGGCTTCAGTTGGCCTTTTATCTGTATAAGTTGAAGGAAAAAGGGATAAAAGCAAAAGGTTTACTTCTTTTTCCAGACGAGAGGAAAAAGCTAGCGGTTGAACTTACTCCGGAGTTAGAAGAAGAACTTGAAAAGATTTTTAGGGATATAGAGAGGATTGTTTTAAAAGAAAATCCTCCACCCTTTAAAAAAACAGGGTATTGTAAAAACTGCGGGTACAGGGAGTTTTGTATGTCATGAAAAAGCCGATTTATATTTTTTCAAGCGGAGAACTGAAGAGAAAAGATAATACTATTTACTTTGAAAATGAAGAAGGACAAAAATTCATTCCAGTAGAAAATACGAGCGCGATATATGTCTTCGGTGAAGTCAATGTTAACAAGCGCTTTCTAGAATTTTTAACGCAGTCGGGAATTATCCTGCATTTCTTCAATCGATATGATTATTATGTTGGCACCTTCTATCCTCGAGAACATTTGAATTCCGGTTACTTGATATTGAAACAGGCTCAGCACTACCTTGATCCGGAGAAAAGGCTGAAGATAGCAAGAGAATTCGTCGTTGGGGCCTCGAAAAACATCCAGCAGGTAATCAGGTATTACATGAACCGTGGAAAGCAGCTTTCGGAAGTAGATGATGCTATTAAAAAACTTGATGAGAAAATAGAAAAGTGTTTGAATATAGAAGAACTCATGGCTGTTGAAGGCAATATCAGGGACAGCTATTACAGAGCTTTTGACGTAATTTTAGGGAAACAAGAATTTAGCTTTGACCACAGGAGCAGGAGGCCGCCGGAGAATTATCTAAATACGTTGATAAGTTTCGGAAATTCTCTTTTGTACACAGTAGTACTAAGTGAGATATATAAAACTCATCTAGATCCGCGCATAGGATTTCTGCATGCGACTAATTTCAGAAGGTTTACATTAAATCTAGATGTTTCGGAAGTATTTAAGCCCATAATCGTTGACAGGGTAATATTTACCCTGGTAGGGAAGAATATGATAACAAAGGAACATTTCGAAAAAAGCATGCATGGGATTGTACTAAAAGAAAAGGGTATGAAAATCTTTGTAGAAGAGTTTGAAAATAAATTGTCAACAACATTTAACCACAGTAGATTGGGTAAAAATGTCTCTTACCGCCGACTTATAAGGTTGGAACTATATAAACTGGAAAAACACTTAATTGATGAGGAAGAGTATAAGGCATTTGTTGCTAGATGGTAACTAATTTTGCAAAAAATACGTATATAGGAGTGGATTATGTTTCTGATTTTGGTATATGATGTTGGAGAAAAAAGAGTGGGAAAAGTATTGAAAATTTGCAGGAAGTATCTTAATTGGGTGCAGAATTCCGTCCTTGAAGGTGAAATAACTGAAGCAGCTTTGAGGAGATTAAAACTTGAGCTTAAAAGGGCTATAGATGAAAAAGAGGATTCGGTAATTTTCTATATCTTGCGAACGACAAAATACTCCGAAAGAGAAATTTTAGGTGTAAAAAAAGGTGGAGATGAAGTGATTATTTAAGATGTCGTCGACCTCTAATAATGCAAAAACCCCCGGGGATCGACGACAGAGCAAAAATGCTAATATTGATAGAATTTATGCGGGGGAGAAGGATTTTATGTGTTTTTGTCGAATTATTTATTGAAAATTAACACAATCTACTTTCTCTTTAAATCTTTTATTTTTTAACCATTTTACGGGTTTTTAGCCTACCTATGAGGGATTGAAACAAGTATTATTCCTNNNNNNNNNNNNNNNNNNNNNNNNNNNNNNNNNNNNNNNNNNNNNNNNNNNNNNNNNNNNNNNNNNNNNNNNNNNNNNNNNNNNNNNNNNNNNNNNNNNNNNNNNNNNNNNNNNNNNNNNNNNNNNNNNNNNNNNNNNNNNNNNNNNNNNNNNNNNNNNNNNNNNNNNNNNNNNNNNNNNNNNNNNNNNNNNNNNNNNNNNNNNNNNNNNNNNNNNNNNNNNNNNNNNNNNNNNNNNNNNNNNNNNNNNNNNNNNNNNNNNNNNNNNNNNNNNNNNNNNNNNNNNNNNNNNNNNNNNNNNNNNNNNNNNNNNNNNNNNNNNNNNNNNNNNNNNNNNNNNNNNNNNNNNNNNNNNNNNNNNNNNNNNNNNNNNNNNNNNNNNNNNNNNNNNNNNNNNNNNNNNNNNNNNNNNNNNNNNNNNNNNNNNNNNNNNNNNNNNNNNNNNNNNNNNNNNNNNNNNNNNNNNNNNNNNNNNNNNNNNNNNNNNNNNNNNNNNNNNNNNNNNNNNNNNNNNNNNNNNNNNNNNNNNNNNNNNNNNNNNNNNNNNNNNNNNNNNNNNNNNNNNNNNNNNNNNNNNNNNNNNNNNNNNNNNNNNNNNNNNNNNNNNNNNNNNNNNNNNNNNNNNNNNNNNNNNNNNNNNNNNNNNNNNNNNNNNNNNNNNNNNNNNNNNNNNNNNNNNNNNNNNNNNNNNNNNNNNNNNNNNNNNNNNNNNNNNNNNNNNNNNNNNNNNNNNNNNNNNNNNNNNNNNNNNNNNNNNNNNNNNNNNNNNNNNNNNNNNNNNNNNNNNNNNNNNNNNNNNNNNNNNNNNNNNNNNNNNNNNNNNNNNNNNNNNNNNNNNNNNNNNNNNNNNNNNNNNNNNNNNNNNNNNNNNNNNNNNNNNNNNNNNNNNNNNNNNNNNNNNNNNNNNNNNNNNNNNNNNNNNNNNNNNNNNNNNNNNNNNNNNNNNNNNNNNNNNNNNNNNNNNNNNNNNNNNNNNNNNNNNNNNNNNNNNNNNNNNNNNNNNNNNNNNNNNNNNNNNNNNNNNNNNNNNNNNNNNNNNNNNNNNNNNNNNNNNNNNNNNNNNNNNNNNNNNNNNNNNNNNNNNNNNNNNNNNNNNNNNNNNNNNNNNNNNNNNNNNNNNNNNNNNNNNNNNNNNNNNNNNNNNNNNNNNNNNNNNNNNNNNNNNNNNNNNNNNNNNNNNNNNNNNNNNNNNNNNNNNNNNNNNNNNNNNNNNNNNNNNNNNNNNNNNNNNNNNNNNNNNNNNNNNNNNNNNNNNNNNNNNNNNNNNNNNNNNNNNNNNNNNNNNNNNNNNNNNNNNNNNNNNNNNNNNNNNNNNNNNNNNNNNNNNNNNNNNNNNNNNNNNNNNNNNNNNNNNNNNNNNNNNNNNNNNNNNNNNNNNNNNNNNNNNNNNNNNNNNNNNNNNNNNNNNNNNNNNNNNNNNNNNNNNNNNNNNNNNNNNNNNNNNNNNNNNNNNNNNNNNNNNNNNNNNNNNNNNNNNNNNNNNNNNNNNNNNNNNNNNNNNNNNNNNNNNNNNNNNNNNNNNNNNNNNNNNNNNNNNNNNNNNNNNNNNNNNNNNNNNNNNNNNNNNNNNNNNNNNNNNNNNNNNNNNNNNNNNNNNNNNNNNNNNNNNNNNNNNNNNNNNNNNNNNNNNNNNNNNNNNNNNNNNNNNNNNNNNNNNNNNNNNNNNNNNNNNNNNNNNNNNNNNNNNNNNNNNNNNNNNNNNNNNNNNNNNNNNNNNNNNNNNNNNNNNNNNNNNNNNNNNNNNNNNNNNNNNNNNNNNNNNNNNNNNNNNNNNNNNNNNNNNNNNNNNNNNNNNNNNNNNNNNNNNNNNNNNNNNNNNNNNNNNNNNNNNNNNNNNNNNNNNNNNNNNNNNNNNNNNNNNNNNNNNNNNNNNNNNNNNNNNNNNNNNNNNNNNNNNNNNNNNNNNNNNNNNNNNNNNNNNNNNNNNNNNNNNNNNNNNNNNNNNNNNNNNNNNNNNNNNNNNNNNNNNNNNNNNNNNNNNNNNNNNNNNNNNNNNNNNNNNNNNNNNNNNNNNNNNNNNNNNNNNNNNNNNNNNNNNNNNNNNNNNNNNNNNNNNNNNNNNNNNNNNNNNNNNNNNNNNNNNNNNNNNNNNNNNNNNNNNNNNNNNNNNNNNNNNNNNNNNNNNNNNNNNNNNNNNNNNNNNNNNNNNNNNNNNNNNNNNNNNNNNNNNNNNNNNNNNNNNNNNNNNNNNNNNNNNNNNNNNNNNNNNNNNNNNNNNNNNNNNNNNNNNNNNNNNNNNNNNNNNNNNNNNNNNNNNNNNNNNNNNNNNNNNNNNNNNNNNNNNNNNNNNNNNNNNNNNNNNNNNNNNNNNNNNNNNNNNNNNNNNNNNNNNNNNNNNNNNNNNNNNNNNNNNNNNNNNNNNNNNNNNNNNNNNNNNNNNNNNNNNNNNNNNNNNNNNNNNNNNNNNNNNNNNNNNNNNNNNNNNNNNNNNNNNNNNNNNNNNNNNNNNNNNNNNNNNNNNNNATACAAAAAAGTTTTTAGCCTACCTATGAGGGATTGAAACAGCGGAAGAACTGTTACAACTTGCCGAGGCTGGTGTGTTTTTAGCCTACCTATGAGGGATTGAAACCGTTGATTTGATTATTACTCACAAGGAGGGATAAGGTTTTTAGCCTACCTATGAGGGATTGAAACATTTTACTGTGCAGGTAGAGGATAGCAACGTGCCGCCGTTTTTAGCCTACCTATGAGGGATTGAAACTCCGTTAACTTCCTTTGCCAAGCCTTATTTGCCGGACGTTTTTAGCCTACCTATGAGGGATTGAAACCCTGCACGATTGGTTCAGGGTAGGAAACAATCGCCTGTTTTTAGCCTACCTATGAGGGATTGAAACTAAACTCTTGTATTTCTTTTTCGTCGTTGCTTTCGAGTTTTTAGCCTACCTATGAGGGATTGAAACTTCGTAGAGCTTGTTCAATATCTACAATCG containing:
- the cas1b gene encoding type I-B CRISPR-associated endonuclease Cas1b is translated as MKKPIYIFSSGELKRKDNTIYFENEEGQKFIPVENTSAIYVFGEVNVNKRFLEFLTQSGIILHFFNRYDYYVGTFYPREHLNSGYLILKQAQHYLDPEKRLKIAREFVVGASKNIQQVIRYYMNRGKQLSEVDDAIKKLDEKIEKCLNIEELMAVEGNIRDSYYRAFDVILGKQEFSFDHRSRRPPENYLNTLISFGNSLLYTVVLSEIYKTHLDPRIGFLHATNFRRFTLNLDVSEVFKPIIVDRVIFTLVGKNMITKEHFEKSMHGIVLKEKGMKIFVEEFENKLSTTFNHSRLGKNVSYRRLIRLELYKLEKHLIDEEEYKAFVARW
- the cas2 gene encoding CRISPR-associated endonuclease Cas2, with protein sequence MFLILVYDVGEKRVGKVLKICRKYLNWVQNSVLEGEITEAALRRLKLELKRAIDEKEDSVIFYILRTTKYSEREILGVKKGGDEVII
- the cas4 gene encoding CRISPR-associated protein Cas4, whose translation is MQINGTLIQSYTICKRQIWLMAHQIIPDQEHPYIEIGRLIDEESYGRDRKKINLENVVIDLIRSDGEDIIVGEVKKSSRVEESARLQLAFYLYKLKEKGIKAKGLLLFPDERKKLAVELTPELEEELEKIFRDIERIVLKENPPPFKKTGYCKNCGYREFCMS